A part of Aegilops tauschii subsp. strangulata cultivar AL8/78 chromosome 2, Aet v6.0, whole genome shotgun sequence genomic DNA contains:
- the LOC109785912 gene encoding tRNA (guanine(26)-N(2))-dimethyltransferase 1, translating to MTIACGFSRFLSTTRVHSSTNRVLSLWFASCPCSSASASACASEPPEIAGDPDTVREGRAEIFADKSNSVFFNKAQVNNRDLSIAVLRWFVLKRQEEHDAQLKGRRADIPPEQHADGLDPATTGSEDTALRKESSLKAPKVLEALAASGLRAIRYALEVDGIGEVIALDNNEVAIESCKRNIYHNGILASSKVVPHLADARIYMLTHPKEFDVVDLDPYGSPAAFLDSAVQCVADGGILMCSATDMAVLAGGNAEVCFSKYGSYPVRGKYRHEMALRILLACMESHAIRHKRYIVPVISVHMDFYIRVFVRIFTSASTVKSSPLKFSHVYQCVGCNSFHLQNVGRINSKDKRNIPLPNFCPTVPQECSECGGKFVMGGPIWSDPIHDRDWATSILSNIRATSGLYEAYAKISAILTSVSEELPNAPLFVSLHSICATLKCTNPTMVMFHSAIRNAGYQISGSHADPLALKTDAPMSVIWDIMRCWVKLHPVKSQPENLPGSRILSQEPQLQASFSQATGGLVARKSPRFLPNPEKHWGPKMKAGRPLKILPIDKL from the exons ATGACCATAGCATGTGGTTTCTCTCGCTTCCTCAGCACCACGCGCGTGCATTCCTCCACAAATCGCGTCCTCAGCCTCTGGTTCGCCTCCTGTCCCTGCTcatccgcctccgcctccgcctgcgCCTCGGAGCCGCCGGAGATTGCGGGTGACCCGGATACCGTCAGGGAAGGGCGGGCGGAGATATTCGCGGACAAGTCCAATTCGGTCTTCTTCAACAAGGCTCAG GTTAACAACAGAGACCTTTCCATTGCCGTATTGAGATGGTTTGTTTTGAAAAGACAGGAAGAGCATGATGCCCAATTAAAAG GCAGGCGTGCTGATATACCGCCGGAGCAGCATGCCGATGGATTAGACCCTGCTACAACAGGTTCTGAAGACACTGCATTGAGAAAGGAATCGAGCCTTAAAGCACCTAAAGTTCTTGAG GCTTTGGCTGCATCAGGGTTAAGAGCTATCCGATATGCACTTGAGGTGGATGGAATTGGGGAAGTTATAGCTCTTGACAATAATGAAG TTGCTATAGAATCCTGTAAGAGAAATATCTATCACAATGGCATTCTTGCATCTTCGAAGGTGGTACCACATCTTGCTGACGCTCGCATTTACATGCTCACTCACCCTAAAGAATTTGATGTG GTTGATCTTGATCCTTATGGATCACCAGCTGCATTCCTTGATTCAGCAGTTCAATGTGTTGCAGATGGTGGTATCTTGATGTGCTCAGCTACAGACATGGCAGTGCTTGCCGGGGGCAATGCAGAAGTTTGTTTTTCCAA ATATGGTTCTTATCCAGTAAGAGGCAAATACCGCCATGAGATGGCCTTGAGGATTCTTCTTGCCTGCATGGAG TCACATGCGATCCGCCACAAGCGCTATATAGTTCCTGTCATATCAGTGCACATGGATTTCTACATTAGGGTTTTTGTGCGAATCTTCAC GTCAGCTAGCACGGTGAAAAGCTCACCTCTCAAATTTTCACATGTATATCAGTGTGTTGGTTGCAATTCATTTCACTTACAAAATGTTGGAAGAATAAACTCAAAG GATAAGAGGAATATTCCTCTACCAAATTTTTGCCCTACTGTGCCTCAAGAGTGTTCTGAGTGTGGCGGTAAATTTGTTATGGGGGGGCCTATATGGAGTGATCCAATACATGACAGGGATTGGGCTACTTCCATTTTATCAAATATACGAGCAACGAGTGGTTTATATGAAGCTTATGCAAAAATTTCAGCTATACTAACGTCAGTATCAGAG GAATTGCCCAATGCACCTTTATTCGTCAGTCTTCACAGTATATGTGCAACATTGAAGTGCACCAATCCAACCATGGTTATGTTTCATTCGGCTATAAGAAATGCTGGGTATCAAATATCGGGTAGCCATGCGGATCCGCTAGCTCTGAAAACAGATGCGCCAATGTCTGTAATTTGGGACATCATGCGATGTTGG GTCAAGCTTCACCCGGTAAAATCTCAACCTGAGAATCTTCCAGGTAGCAGGATACTTTCCCAAGAGCCTCAATTGCAG GCATCGTTCTCTCAAGCAACTGGGGGTTTAGTTGCACGGAAGAGCCCAAGATTTCTACCTAATCCTGAAAAACACTGGGGTCCTAAGATGAAGGCCGGTAGACCACTGAAGATACTTCCCATTGACAAATTGTAA